The Clostridium sp. AWRP genome has a window encoding:
- a CDS encoding 3-hydroxyacyl-CoA dehydrogenase family protein — MNIKDIAVLGTGTMGHGIALLSAKAGLNVAMYGRSDASLERGFNNIKSSLNSLKVAGKLSDSECGEILSKIKGVKTIQEAVKDADFVIECVAENLELKQDIFRQLDEICPSNVVLASNTSGLSPTAIAKNTKRPERVAIAHFWNPPQLIPLVEVVPGEKTSEDAVKIIMDWVEFIGKKAVRMEKECLGFIGNRLQLALLREALYIVEQGWAKPEEVDKAMEYGHGRRLPVTGPLCSADLGGLDIFHNISTYLFKDLCNYTKPSKLMQDKVEAGNLGSKSGQGFYNWTPEALEKKQKERTEVLLDFLERDSKGK; from the coding sequence ATGAACATCAAAGATATAGCGGTTTTAGGAACTGGAACTATGGGACATGGTATAGCATTACTTTCTGCAAAAGCAGGATTGAATGTAGCTATGTATGGTAGGTCTGATGCAAGTTTGGAAAGAGGATTTAATAATATAAAATCTAGCTTAAATAGTTTAAAGGTTGCAGGAAAATTATCAGATAGCGAATGTGGAGAAATTTTAAGTAAAATAAAAGGTGTTAAAACAATTCAAGAAGCTGTTAAAGATGCTGATTTTGTAATAGAATGTGTAGCTGAAAATTTGGAGTTAAAACAGGATATCTTTAGGCAGTTAGATGAAATTTGTCCATCAAATGTAGTTTTGGCTAGCAATACTTCAGGACTTAGTCCAACAGCTATAGCTAAAAATACAAAACGTCCTGAAAGAGTAGCAATTGCACATTTTTGGAATCCACCACAGCTAATTCCGCTGGTAGAAGTAGTACCAGGAGAAAAAACATCCGAGGATGCAGTGAAAATAATCATGGATTGGGTTGAATTTATAGGTAAAAAGGCTGTTCGTATGGAAAAGGAATGTTTAGGCTTTATAGGAAATAGACTTCAACTTGCACTTCTTAGAGAAGCCTTATATATAGTAGAACAAGGTTGGGCAAAACCAGAAGAGGTAGATAAAGCCATGGAATATGGACATGGTAGAAGATTACCTGTTACAGGCCCATTATGCAGTGCAGATTTAGGAGGCTTAGACATATTTCATAATATATCTACATATTTATTTAAAGATTTATGCAATTATACAAAACCTTCTAAGTTAATGCAGGATAAAGTTGAAGCTGGAAATTTGGGAAGTAAGAGTGGACAAGGGTTTTATAATTGGACACCAGAAGCTTTAGAAAAGAAACAAAAAGAACGTACAGAAGTACTTTTAGACTTTTTAGAGAGAGATTCTAAGGGAAAATAA
- a CDS encoding ABC transporter permease subunit, with protein sequence MNISEKALIYKDINEITSSKRVIMPMTIVPIILIVIIPLGILIGANFIGNDSSMLTKMTPLLRKLPPEYAAYTPAKLLIKVSIDFMFPSYFLIIPIMCSGVIGASSFVGEKEHKTLESLLYTPISMEQLLRAKILGVFVPSYIVTFISFIAFGIICNIGGFIYFRGLIFPDIKWLIIILWISPAINLLSLTFTVMVSAKSETFQEAQQVSGLLVIPVILLLVAQMTGILLLNNIVMLIAGGVLLVLDYLLIKKISSKFIPEKLI encoded by the coding sequence ATGAATATAAGTGAAAAAGCATTGATCTATAAAGATATAAATGAAATAACAAGTTCAAAACGTGTTATTATGCCTATGACTATTGTACCGATTATTTTGATTGTAATCATACCATTAGGAATACTTATTGGTGCGAACTTTATTGGAAATGATTCAAGTATGCTTACAAAAATGACTCCTCTCCTAAGAAAATTGCCTCCTGAATATGCAGCATATACTCCAGCTAAGCTTTTAATAAAAGTAAGTATAGACTTTATGTTTCCATCATATTTTCTCATAATTCCAATAATGTGTTCAGGAGTTATTGGAGCCAGTAGTTTTGTTGGAGAAAAAGAGCATAAAACTTTGGAGTCTCTACTTTATACACCAATATCAATGGAACAACTGCTTAGAGCTAAGATTTTAGGCGTTTTTGTGCCATCTTACATCGTGACTTTCATTTCATTTATAGCCTTTGGCATTATATGTAACATAGGTGGTTTTATCTATTTTAGAGGACTTATTTTTCCAGACATAAAATGGCTCATAATCATACTTTGGATTTCACCTGCAATCAATTTATTATCACTAACATTTACTGTTATGGTATCGGCAAAGTCAGAAACCTTCCAGGAAGCACAGCAGGTAAGCGGCCTTCTTGTTATTCCAGTGATTCTTCTATTAGTAGCTCAAATGACAGGTATACTTTTACTAAATAATATTGTAATGCTTATAGCAGGTGGTGTTCTCTTAGTACTTGATTATCTATTGATAAAAAAGATTTCCTCTAAATTTATCCCTGAGAAATTGATTTAA
- the abc-f gene encoding ribosomal protection-like ABC-F family protein: MVVLSCNNIHKSYGVEIILENITFNINDGEKVGLIGPNGAGKSTLFNILTGKINYDSGNLFIDKAKTVGYLTQHLSLDSSNTIYDEMLTVFQDLINLENKLNKLETLMNEPYDAKNEEYRNKLIDKYTTCSELYTNRGGYTYKAEINRVLSGLGFQENEFLDPITVLSGGKKTRVALCKLLLSKPDIILLDEPTNHLDLDAIEWLEEYLKSYKGTIIIISHDRYFLDAITQSTMELINGHINFYNGNYTTSLELKQKNYEVQLKAYNIQQIEIKKQEEIIEKYRSFNREKSIKAAESRQKKLDKIDRLAAPDKDEKIKGITFKTQINSGNDVLHVENLSKSFDKKLLFKNLNFDIKKGEKTALIGENGRGKTTFFKIILGKLKQDDGLCKLGKNVLVGYYDQEQSDLNIEKTIIDEVWDSFPKLTTTEIRNALASFLFTGDDVFKKISSLSGGEKCRINLLKLILSKSNFLLLDEPTNHLDITSREALEEALLNYNGTVLVISHDRYFLNKSVNKIYELNENGAKEYLGNYTYYVEKKKNPLRFEMEEEQSSKTKTQIQHEKKKKRELEKSKREKKSKVRNIEEEISNLEDHVLELQKKLCLEEVYSNPEKSSAVNKELSDTQNEIDTLYADWEKML, translated from the coding sequence ATGGTTGTTTTAAGTTGCAATAATATTCATAAAAGTTATGGAGTAGAAATTATACTTGAAAATATAACTTTCAACATAAATGATGGAGAAAAAGTGGGATTAATCGGTCCAAATGGAGCTGGCAAATCCACCTTATTTAACATTTTAACAGGTAAAATAAATTATGATAGTGGAAATTTATTTATAGATAAGGCTAAAACAGTAGGATATCTAACTCAACATCTGTCATTGGATTCTTCAAATACTATATATGACGAGATGCTTACTGTGTTTCAGGATCTAATTAATTTAGAAAATAAATTGAATAAATTAGAAACCTTGATGAACGAACCTTACGATGCCAAAAATGAAGAATATAGAAATAAATTGATAGATAAATATACCACCTGTTCAGAGCTTTATACAAACAGAGGTGGATACACCTACAAAGCTGAAATAAACAGAGTTTTAAGTGGATTAGGTTTTCAAGAAAATGAATTTCTCGATCCTATAACTGTGCTAAGTGGTGGGAAAAAAACAAGGGTGGCACTTTGTAAACTGCTTTTATCTAAACCTGATATCATTCTTTTAGATGAACCTACTAACCACCTGGATCTAGATGCTATAGAATGGTTAGAAGAATATTTAAAATCCTATAAAGGTACTATCATAATAATATCTCATGATAGATACTTTTTAGATGCTATAACCCAGTCAACTATGGAACTCATAAACGGTCATATAAATTTTTATAACGGAAATTATACTACTTCTTTGGAGTTAAAGCAAAAAAATTATGAAGTCCAGTTAAAAGCTTATAATATACAGCAAATAGAAATAAAAAAGCAAGAAGAAATCATTGAAAAATATAGATCTTTTAACAGGGAAAAAAGCATAAAGGCAGCAGAAAGCAGACAAAAGAAGTTAGACAAAATTGACAGACTAGCTGCTCCTGACAAAGATGAAAAAATTAAAGGCATAACATTTAAAACTCAGATAAACAGTGGAAATGACGTACTCCACGTAGAGAATTTAAGTAAAAGTTTTGATAAAAAGCTATTGTTTAAAAACTTAAATTTTGATATAAAAAAAGGAGAAAAAACAGCTTTAATTGGTGAAAATGGTAGAGGCAAAACTACATTTTTTAAAATAATTTTAGGCAAATTAAAACAGGATGATGGTCTTTGCAAATTAGGCAAAAATGTACTGGTAGGCTACTACGACCAAGAACAATCTGACTTAAATATTGAAAAAACAATTATAGACGAAGTATGGGACAGTTTTCCAAAACTTACCACTACAGAAATAAGAAATGCTCTAGCCAGCTTTTTATTTACAGGAGATGATGTGTTTAAAAAAATATCTTCTTTAAGTGGTGGAGAAAAATGCAGGATAAATCTATTAAAACTCATATTGTCTAAATCTAATTTTTTACTTTTAGATGAACCTACAAACCATCTTGATATAACGTCCCGTGAAGCCTTAGAAGAAGCTTTATTAAACTACAATGGTACCGTGCTTGTAATTTCCCATGATAGATACTTTTTAAACAAATCCGTCAATAAAATATATGAATTAAATGAGAATGGTGCAAAAGAATACTTAGGTAATTACACCTATTATGTGGAAAAGAAAAAGAATCCCTTAAGATTTGAAATGGAAGAAGAGCAAAGTTCAAAGACTAAAACTCAAATACAACATGAGAAAAAAAAGAAAAGAGAACTTGAAAAGTCTAAACGTGAAAAGAAATCTAAAGTTAGAAACATTGAAGAAGAAATTTCAAATTTGGAAGATCACGTACTTGAACTTCAGAAGAAACTGTGCCTAGAGGAAGTTTATTCTAATCCTGAAAAAAGCAGTGCTGTAAATAAGGAACTTTCAGATACACAAAATGAAATAGACACTTTATATGCTGACTGGGAGAAAATGTTATAG
- a CDS encoding ABC transporter ATP-binding protein, with product MNAINIKNLKKSYDGQINALNNISLSIPKGEIFGFLGPNGSGKTTTVRILNGILSATSGYAEILGIPVGKNNIEIHRLCGVMTESSSCYENLTAEQNLIFFGKMHGMSEKLLNERTNFILKRLELLDVKNRKIKSFSTGMRKRLFLAVALVHNPKILFLDEPTSGLDPENALNVTRLIKELAEENEVTIFLCTHQLKYAEDICTLYGFINNGSILGLGTFEELALRKNAALQLKIRGKNISEKLGFIHEGNDIYSKSILGDKEVNTLIQGILTSGGEIYEAMQKKWSLEQLYFKYIKGTSNDVTL from the coding sequence GTGAATGCAATAAATATAAAAAATCTTAAAAAGTCTTATGATGGTCAGATTAATGCTTTGAACAATATAAGCCTAAGTATACCAAAAGGCGAGATATTTGGATTTCTTGGCCCTAACGGTTCAGGAAAAACCACTACAGTTAGAATTCTTAATGGAATTCTTTCGGCAACGTCAGGATATGCTGAAATTTTAGGGATACCTGTGGGAAAAAATAATATTGAGATTCATAGATTATGTGGAGTTATGACTGAAAGTTCTTCCTGCTACGAAAACCTTACTGCTGAGCAGAATCTTATATTTTTTGGCAAAATGCATGGAATGAGTGAAAAATTGCTTAATGAACGTACTAATTTTATACTGAAGAGGCTGGAGTTATTAGATGTAAAAAACAGGAAGATAAAATCTTTCAGTACGGGAATGAGAAAGAGGCTTTTTCTGGCTGTAGCATTAGTTCATAATCCTAAGATTTTATTTCTTGATGAACCTACTTCTGGTTTAGATCCAGAAAATGCACTAAATGTTACAAGGCTTATAAAAGAACTTGCAGAGGAAAACGAGGTTACAATATTTCTTTGTACCCATCAATTAAAATATGCTGAAGATATCTGCACACTATATGGTTTTATAAATAATGGTAGTATCCTCGGGTTAGGTACATTTGAGGAACTTGCTTTAAGGAAAAATGCAGCTCTTCAATTAAAAATTAGAGGAAAAAATATTTCGGAAAAACTTGGATTTATCCATGAAGGTAATGATATATATAGCAAATCTATTTTAGGAGACAAGGAGGTAAATACTTTGATACAAGGAATACTGACAAGTGGTGGAGAAATTTACGAGGCGATGCAGAAGAAATGGTCACTAGAACAACTTTACTTTAAATATATAAAAGGCACATCTAATGATGTAACTTTATAA
- a CDS encoding redox-sensing transcriptional repressor Rex, with product MDKKKNISMAVIKRLPKYHRYLMDLMKNDVDRISSKELSEKIGFTASQIRQDLNCFGDFGQQGYGYNVGELYGQICNILGLTKTYRTVIIGAGNIGQAIANYTRFEKIGFRLEAIFDINPKLIGIRIRDIEIRDIDYLDDYLKENSIDIGVICVPNNNAQKVCDILVKNKVKGIWNFAPVDLVTPEDIKIENVHLSDSLLTLTCLLNDID from the coding sequence ATGGATAAAAAAAAGAATATATCAATGGCTGTTATAAAGAGATTGCCAAAATACCATAGGTATTTAATGGATTTAATGAAAAATGACGTAGATAGAATATCCTCTAAGGAATTAAGTGAAAAAATAGGGTTCACAGCTTCACAAATAAGGCAGGACTTAAACTGTTTTGGAGACTTTGGACAGCAGGGATATGGGTATAACGTAGGTGAACTATACGGTCAAATATGCAATATACTTGGTCTTACGAAAACTTATAGGACTGTTATAATAGGTGCAGGTAATATAGGGCAGGCTATAGCTAACTATACTAGATTTGAAAAAATAGGTTTTCGGTTAGAAGCTATTTTTGATATAAATCCTAAACTTATAGGTATTAGAATTAGGGATATCGAGATAAGGGATATAGATTATTTAGATGATTACTTAAAAGAAAATAGTATAGATATAGGAGTTATATGTGTACCTAACAATAATGCCCAAAAGGTTTGTGATATTTTAGTCAAAAACAAAGTTAAAGGTATTTGGAATTTTGCTCCTGTAGATTTGGTTACGCCAGAAGACATAAAGATTGAAAATGTTCATTTAAGTGATAGTTTATTAACATTGACATGTCTTTTAAATGATATAGATTAA
- a CDS encoding dihydroorotase — protein MILIKNGYVIDPLSKLNENMDILIDNENVVKIAKNIDEKNVDKVIDASSCIVAPGFIDIHSHFRDPGFTYKEDIFTGANAAARGGYTTVICMANTKPVVDNIETLNYILNKAKMARIEVLQVASITKGMDGKEIVDMKKLKEAGAVGFSDDGKPIISSKTAVEAMKMARELDVVLSFHEEDPELISENGINSGKIADALDIKGSSKEAENVLVARDAALAISTKAKIDIQHISSGLSVELVRWAKRMGANITAEATPQHFSITEEEVLKKGANAKVNPPLRMESDRKAIIEALKDNTIEIIATDHAPHLKKEKEGKISKAPSGMIGLETALSLAISKLVKPGYLSYMDVVEKFTLNPAKLYRLDRGYIKEGHRADIVIFNPEEEYVVSDFYSKSCNSPFIGEKLYGKVKRTIYKGTIVYEDER, from the coding sequence ATGATACTTATAAAAAACGGATATGTCATTGATCCATTGAGCAAGTTAAATGAAAACATGGATATTTTAATAGATAATGAAAATGTGGTGAAAATTGCTAAAAACATAGATGAAAAAAATGTAGATAAGGTCATAGATGCGTCTTCTTGTATAGTTGCTCCAGGTTTTATAGATATACACAGTCATTTTAGAGATCCTGGTTTTACTTATAAAGAAGATATATTTACTGGAGCAAATGCAGCTGCAAGGGGAGGATATACAACGGTTATATGTATGGCGAATACTAAACCGGTGGTAGACAATATTGAGACTTTAAACTATATATTAAACAAGGCTAAAATGGCAAGAATTGAAGTACTTCAGGTAGCTTCTATAACAAAAGGAATGGATGGAAAAGAAATTGTAGACATGAAAAAGTTAAAGGAAGCAGGAGCAGTAGGATTTTCTGATGATGGTAAACCAATTATAAGTTCAAAAACAGCAGTTGAGGCTATGAAGATGGCAAGGGAGCTTGATGTAGTTCTTAGCTTTCACGAAGAAGATCCGGAACTAATAAGTGAAAATGGAATAAATTCAGGGAAGATAGCAGATGCATTAGATATAAAAGGTTCTTCAAAAGAAGCAGAAAATGTGCTTGTTGCAAGAGATGCAGCACTTGCAATATCAACTAAAGCAAAAATTGACATTCAGCATATAAGTTCTGGTTTATCTGTTGAACTTGTTAGATGGGCAAAAAGAATGGGTGCAAATATAACGGCAGAGGCAACACCCCAGCATTTTAGCATAACAGAAGAAGAAGTCTTGAAAAAGGGAGCAAATGCAAAAGTAAATCCACCTTTGAGAATGGAAAGTGATAGAAAGGCTATAATTGAGGCGTTGAAAGATAACACAATTGAAATAATAGCTACAGATCATGCACCTCATTTAAAAAAAGAAAAAGAAGGTAAAATTTCTAAAGCACCAAGTGGAATGATAGGTCTTGAAACTGCACTTTCTCTTGCAATTTCAAAATTGGTTAAGCCAGGATATTTAAGTTATATGGATGTTGTAGAAAAATTTACTCTAAATCCTGCCAAATTATATAGATTGGATAGGGGATATATAAAAGAAGGACATAGGGCAGATATTGTAATATTTAATCCTGAGGAAGAATATGTGGTAAGTGATTTCTATTCTAAGTCCTGTAATTCTCCTTTTATAGGTGAAAAGTTGTATGGAAAAGTAAAGAGAACGATATATAAGGGAACTATTGTGTATGAAGACGAAAGATAG
- a CDS encoding bifunctional dihydroorotate dehydrogenase B NAD binding subunit/NADPH-dependent glutamate synthase translates to MKREIGIDLMIYVLKKWHKSMYKIVNKKNLSPNIFLMDIEAPRVAKSCLPGQFIIIKMDDKGERIPLTICDYDAKKGTVTIVFQTLGASTKKMAKYEVGEYFEDFVGPLGHCSELVEMDLKELKKKNIMFVAGGVGTAPVYPQVKWLHEHGVKADVIVGCKSKDYLLFEDELKPICDNLYIATDDGSYGYKGFVTDLLKELIDKKEKEYDCVVAIGPMIMMKFITQVTKQYGIKTIVSLNTIMVDGTGMCGACRVTVGGELKFACVDGPEFDGHLVNFDEAMRRQAMYKTEEGKKLLKAEEGDTGSREGKKCRAEEKFERMKRVPIKEQDPKVRATNFDEVCLGYTEEEAVKEASRCLNCKKPMCVTDCPVTIAIPKFVEQVKNRNFEEAAKIISESSALPAVCGRVCPQETQCEGKCVLGKKGDAVAIGKLERFVADWSRKNNIDLSKTLPKNGKKVAVIGSGPSGLTCAGDLAKLGYDVTIFEALHEAGGVLVYGIPEFRLPKDTVVKHEVENVKKLGVKIETDVIIGRTVTIDELVEKEKFDAVFIGSGAGLPRFMGIPGENLNGVFSANEFLTRSNLMKAYRDDYATPIKAGKKVAVVGGGNVAMDSARTALRLGAEVYIVYRRSEAELPARAEEVHHAKEEGIKFNLLTNPVEILGDEKGWVNGIRCIKMELGEPDASGRRKPVAIKGSEFDLDVDTVIMALGTSPNPLISTTTKGLEMNKRKCLIAEEETGLTTREGIYAGGDAVTGAATVILAMGAGKKAAKAIDEYLKK, encoded by the coding sequence ATGAAAAGGGAAATAGGCATAGATCTTATGATTTATGTACTAAAAAAATGGCATAAAAGTATGTACAAGATTGTTAACAAAAAAAATTTATCACCAAACATATTCTTAATGGATATTGAGGCACCAAGAGTTGCAAAATCCTGTTTACCGGGACAATTTATTATAATCAAAATGGATGATAAAGGTGAAAGAATACCTCTTACTATCTGTGATTATGATGCAAAAAAAGGAACAGTTACTATAGTATTTCAGACATTAGGGGCTTCAACTAAAAAAATGGCTAAATATGAAGTGGGAGAGTATTTTGAAGATTTTGTTGGACCACTTGGACATTGCTCAGAACTTGTAGAGATGGATCTTAAAGAACTTAAGAAGAAAAATATAATGTTTGTAGCAGGTGGTGTAGGTACTGCACCAGTTTATCCACAAGTAAAGTGGCTTCATGAACATGGAGTAAAGGCAGATGTTATAGTTGGATGTAAATCAAAAGATTATCTGCTATTTGAAGACGAATTGAAACCAATTTGCGATAATTTATATATAGCAACTGATGATGGAAGCTATGGATATAAAGGTTTTGTTACAGATCTTTTAAAAGAACTTATTGACAAGAAAGAGAAAGAATACGATTGTGTAGTTGCCATAGGACCTATGATAATGATGAAGTTTATAACTCAAGTTACAAAACAATATGGAATTAAAACAATAGTAAGTTTAAATACTATAATGGTAGATGGAACTGGAATGTGCGGAGCTTGTAGAGTTACTGTAGGCGGAGAATTAAAATTTGCCTGTGTAGATGGTCCTGAATTTGATGGTCATCTTGTAAATTTTGATGAAGCTATGAGAAGACAAGCTATGTATAAGACTGAAGAAGGAAAGAAACTTCTGAAAGCAGAAGAAGGGGACACTGGAAGCAGAGAAGGCAAAAAGTGTAGGGCAGAAGAAAAATTTGAAAGAATGAAAAGAGTACCTATAAAGGAACAGGATCCTAAAGTTAGGGCTACTAATTTTGATGAAGTTTGCCTAGGGTACACTGAAGAAGAGGCTGTAAAAGAAGCTTCAAGATGCTTGAATTGTAAAAAGCCTATGTGCGTTACTGATTGTCCTGTTACAATAGCTATACCTAAGTTTGTTGAACAGGTAAAAAATAGAAATTTTGAAGAAGCTGCTAAAATAATATCAGAATCAAGTGCACTTCCTGCTGTATGTGGAAGAGTATGCCCTCAGGAAACTCAGTGTGAAGGAAAATGTGTACTTGGCAAAAAAGGTGATGCGGTTGCTATAGGTAAGCTAGAAAGATTTGTAGCAGATTGGTCAAGGAAGAATAATATCGATCTATCTAAGACTTTACCTAAAAACGGCAAAAAAGTAGCTGTTATAGGGAGTGGTCCTTCAGGACTTACTTGTGCAGGAGATTTAGCAAAGCTTGGATATGACGTTACTATATTTGAAGCACTTCATGAAGCAGGAGGAGTACTTGTATATGGTATTCCAGAATTCAGACTTCCAAAGGATACTGTAGTAAAACATGAAGTTGAAAATGTAAAGAAATTAGGAGTAAAAATAGAGACAGATGTAATAATAGGAAGAACTGTTACTATAGATGAACTTGTAGAAAAAGAGAAATTTGATGCTGTATTTATAGGTTCAGGAGCAGGACTACCAAGGTTTATGGGAATACCTGGAGAAAACTTAAATGGAGTATTCTCTGCAAATGAATTCTTGACAAGAAGTAATTTAATGAAAGCATATAGAGATGATTATGCAACTCCTATAAAAGCAGGCAAAAAAGTAGCTGTAGTAGGAGGCGGAAACGTAGCTATGGATTCTGCAAGGACAGCTCTAAGACTTGGAGCAGAAGTATACATAGTATACAGAAGATCTGAAGCAGAACTTCCAGCAAGAGCAGAGGAAGTACACCATGCAAAAGAAGAAGGAATTAAATTCAATCTTTTAACTAATCCTGTAGAAATATTAGGAGATGAAAAAGGTTGGGTTAATGGAATACGCTGCATTAAGATGGAACTTGGAGAACCAGATGCATCTGGGAGAAGAAAACCAGTTGCAATAAAGGGATCAGAATTTGATTTAGATGTAGATACTGTAATTATGGCCCTTGGTACTTCACCAAATCCACTTATATCAACTACAACAAAGGGACTTGAAATGAATAAGCGTAAATGCTTAATAGCAGAAGAAGAGACTGGGCTCACTACAAGAGAAGGAATATATGCAGGTGGAGATGCCGTAACAGGTGCTGCTACTGTAATACTTGCAATGGGTGCAGGTAAAAAAGCTGCTAAGGCTATAGATGAATATCTGAAAAAATAA